The following proteins are co-located in the Clavibacter capsici genome:
- a CDS encoding alpha-mannosidase, translating to MPLAIEAWDAPGEPVPFAEAVAQHGRPFAVGTPWSRAWGTTWFHVTGEVPADGDAAGTALEVLVDLGFSDRQPGFQAEGLVHRPDGSVVKAIEPYNGYVPLEAIGAGTAPGTRIDLWIEAASNPDIGGDSFHGETPLGDPATAGDEAIYTLRTMDLAWRDVAVWELDRDVWTLRGLMAQLDPASPRRAEILAALERMCDAVDPDDVAGTADAGRRELAAVLAAPAHASAHRVTAVGHAHIDSAWLWPVRETRRKVARTFSNVLALMDEDPDFVFAASSAQQYAWLKEDHPGLFERVRQRVAEGRFVPVGGMWVESDTNMPGGEALVRQLVQGKRFFLEEFGIDAREVWLPDSFGYTGALPQIVRGAGAEYFLTQKQSWNETNTMPHHTFLWEGIDGSRVFTHFPPVDSYNSDLSGEDLARAERQHAEKAVSNASIVPFGWGDGGGGPTREMVAAAHRTHDLEGSPRVTLGTPLAFFDAARAEIRDPHVWSGEMYLEFHRGTYTSQARTKQGNRRSEHLLREAELWLATAAVRGLAEYPHDELDALWRTVLLLQFHDILPGTSIAWVHQEAEREHARVQGRLRELVAAAQSALAGSGDRRIAFNAAPVDAAGVGALSARVVDPADGSPAPVADGDGWVIDNGLVRARFDADGTVSSLVDAASGRDLVAPGQRLGLLQLFRDTPNQWDAWDIDDAYRRNRTDLTDVASVRIDGAALVVERAFGASRVTQTWTLPAGEPELQVVTDVDWHERQKLLKLAFPLDVHADRAASEVQFGHVQRVTHANTSWETARFETVAHRWVHVGEPGFGVAVANDATYGHDVTRIPRPDGGSATLVRQSLLRAPVFPDPHADQGRHVLRSAVRVAPDVLDAADAGYRLNLPVREVAGDHGVAPLVTSSSAAVVIEAVKLAEDRSGDLVVRLYEARGGRERAVVQVDPAAGLGAAIRTDLLERPLEGADADAQADAQASADGIALTLRPFEIATLRFARR from the coding sequence ATGCCGCTCGCCATCGAGGCGTGGGACGCGCCCGGCGAGCCCGTGCCGTTCGCCGAGGCGGTCGCGCAGCACGGCCGGCCCTTCGCCGTCGGCACCCCGTGGAGCCGTGCGTGGGGCACCACGTGGTTCCACGTGACGGGCGAGGTGCCCGCCGACGGCGACGCCGCGGGCACGGCGCTCGAGGTGCTCGTCGACCTCGGCTTCAGCGACCGGCAGCCCGGGTTCCAGGCCGAGGGCCTCGTCCACCGGCCGGACGGCAGCGTCGTGAAGGCCATCGAGCCCTACAACGGCTACGTGCCGCTCGAGGCGATCGGGGCGGGCACGGCGCCGGGGACGCGCATCGACCTCTGGATCGAGGCGGCCTCGAACCCCGACATCGGCGGCGACTCCTTCCACGGCGAGACCCCGCTCGGCGACCCCGCGACCGCCGGCGACGAGGCGATCTACACGCTCCGGACCATGGACCTCGCCTGGCGCGACGTGGCCGTCTGGGAGCTGGACCGCGACGTGTGGACGCTCCGCGGCCTCATGGCCCAGCTGGATCCGGCGTCGCCGCGGCGCGCGGAGATCCTCGCCGCGCTCGAGCGCATGTGCGACGCGGTGGATCCCGACGACGTCGCCGGCACCGCCGACGCGGGCCGACGCGAGCTCGCGGCCGTGCTGGCCGCACCGGCCCACGCGAGCGCGCACCGGGTCACCGCCGTCGGCCACGCGCACATCGACTCCGCCTGGCTCTGGCCCGTGCGCGAGACCCGCCGCAAGGTCGCGCGCACCTTCTCGAACGTGCTCGCGCTCATGGACGAGGATCCGGACTTCGTGTTCGCCGCCTCCAGCGCGCAGCAGTACGCGTGGCTGAAGGAGGACCACCCGGGGCTGTTCGAGCGGGTGCGGCAGCGCGTGGCCGAGGGCCGGTTCGTGCCGGTCGGCGGGATGTGGGTCGAGTCCGACACGAACATGCCGGGCGGCGAGGCGCTCGTGCGCCAGCTCGTGCAGGGCAAGCGCTTCTTCCTCGAGGAGTTCGGGATCGACGCCCGCGAGGTGTGGCTGCCCGACTCGTTCGGCTACACCGGCGCCCTGCCGCAGATCGTGCGCGGGGCGGGCGCCGAGTACTTCCTCACGCAGAAGCAGTCGTGGAACGAGACCAACACCATGCCGCACCACACCTTCCTCTGGGAGGGCATCGACGGCAGCCGCGTCTTCACGCACTTCCCGCCGGTGGACTCCTACAACTCCGACCTCTCCGGCGAGGACCTGGCGCGCGCCGAGCGCCAGCACGCCGAGAAGGCCGTGAGCAACGCGTCCATCGTCCCGTTCGGCTGGGGCGACGGTGGCGGCGGGCCGACGCGCGAGATGGTCGCGGCGGCGCACCGCACGCACGACCTGGAGGGGTCGCCGCGCGTGACGCTGGGCACGCCGCTGGCGTTCTTCGACGCGGCCCGGGCGGAGATCCGGGATCCGCACGTGTGGTCGGGCGAGATGTACCTCGAGTTCCACCGCGGCACGTACACGTCGCAGGCGCGCACCAAGCAGGGCAACCGGCGGAGCGAGCACCTGCTGCGCGAGGCGGAGCTGTGGCTCGCGACCGCGGCCGTCCGGGGACTCGCGGAGTACCCGCACGACGAGCTCGACGCGCTGTGGCGCACGGTGCTGCTGCTCCAGTTCCACGACATCCTCCCGGGCACCTCCATCGCGTGGGTGCACCAGGAGGCCGAGCGCGAGCACGCGCGCGTGCAGGGCCGGCTGCGGGAGCTCGTCGCCGCGGCGCAGTCCGCGCTCGCGGGATCCGGCGACCGGCGCATCGCGTTCAACGCGGCGCCCGTGGACGCGGCGGGCGTCGGCGCGCTGTCCGCCCGGGTCGTGGATCCTGCCGACGGCTCCCCCGCGCCCGTCGCGGACGGCGACGGCTGGGTCATCGACAACGGCCTCGTGCGCGCGCGGTTCGACGCCGACGGCACGGTCTCCTCGCTCGTCGACGCCGCGTCGGGCCGCGACCTCGTCGCCCCCGGCCAGCGGCTCGGCCTCCTCCAGCTGTTCCGCGACACCCCGAACCAGTGGGACGCATGGGACATCGACGACGCCTACCGCCGCAACCGCACCGACCTCACCGACGTCGCATCCGTGCGGATCGACGGCGCGGCCCTCGTGGTCGAGCGCGCGTTCGGCGCCTCCCGCGTCACGCAGACGTGGACGCTGCCGGCCGGCGAGCCGGAGCTGCAGGTCGTCACCGACGTCGACTGGCACGAGCGGCAGAAGCTCCTCAAGCTCGCGTTCCCGCTGGACGTGCACGCCGACCGCGCCGCGTCCGAGGTGCAGTTCGGGCACGTGCAGCGCGTGACGCACGCGAACACCTCCTGGGAGACGGCGCGCTTCGAGACGGTCGCGCACCGCTGGGTGCACGTCGGCGAGCCCGGCTTCGGGGTGGCGGTGGCGAACGACGCGACGTACGGGCACGACGTGACGCGGATCCCCCGCCCGGACGGCGGCAGCGCGACCCTCGTGCGCCAGTCGCTCCTGCGGGCGCCCGTGTTCCCCGACCCGCACGCCGACCAGGGCCGGCACGTGCTGCGCTCCGCCGTGCGCGTCGCCCCCGACGTGCTCGACGCGGCGGACGCCGGGTACCGGCTCAACCTGCCGGTGCGCGAGGTCGCGGGCGACCACGGCGTCGCGCCGCTCGTCACCTCGTCGTCCGCGGCCGTGGTGATCGAGGCCGTGAAGCTCGCGGAGGACCGCTCGGGCGACCTCGTCGTGCGGCTGTACGAGGCGCGCGGCGGGCGGGAGCGCGCGGTGGTGCAGGTGGATCCGGCGGCCGGGCTCGGCGCGGCGATCCGCACCGACCTGCTCGAGCGGCCCCTCGAGGGCGCGGACGCGGACGCGCAGGCGGACGCGCAGGCGTCGGCCGACGGGATCGCGCTCACGCTGCGGCCGTTCGAGATCGCGACCCTGCGGTTCGCGCGCCGGTAG
- a CDS encoding carbohydrate ABC transporter permease, with amino-acid sequence MAVTTMTPPAARPVRARRSARPPGSRMTSPSGRVMRLVANGVLVLVALCFAVPLVWLVLASVDRSATLSAKVPAEFTLDNFTAVLTPEISFIPLMNSLVLSGGCAVVTVVVAILAAYPLSRYRMRITKPFLYGILFGTCLPITAMMVPVYSLFVTLDLIDSIGGTVFFLAATSLPMAIWMAKNFMDSVPISLEEAAWTDGASMMRTLTHIVVPLMRPGIAVVFIFVFIQAWGNFFVPFILLLSPDKQPAAVSIFAFFGQYGSVAYGQLAAFSLVYSVPVIALYVLVSRTLGGSNALAGAVKG; translated from the coding sequence ATGGCCGTGACCACGATGACCCCGCCCGCCGCCCGGCCGGTTCGCGCGAGGCGGTCGGCCCGGCCGCCGGGATCGCGCATGACCTCGCCGAGCGGCCGCGTGATGCGCCTCGTCGCGAACGGCGTGCTGGTGCTCGTCGCGCTGTGCTTCGCGGTGCCGCTCGTCTGGCTCGTGCTCGCGTCCGTCGACCGGTCCGCCACGCTGTCGGCGAAGGTGCCCGCCGAGTTCACGCTCGACAACTTCACCGCGGTGCTGACGCCCGAGATCTCCTTCATCCCGTTGATGAACAGCCTCGTGCTCTCGGGCGGCTGCGCCGTCGTGACGGTGGTGGTCGCGATCCTCGCGGCGTACCCGCTGTCGCGGTACCGGATGCGGATCACCAAGCCGTTCCTCTACGGGATCCTCTTCGGCACCTGCCTCCCCATCACCGCGATGATGGTGCCCGTCTACAGCCTCTTCGTGACGCTCGACCTCATCGACTCGATCGGCGGCACGGTCTTCTTCCTCGCCGCGACCAGCCTGCCGATGGCGATCTGGATGGCGAAGAACTTCATGGACTCCGTGCCGATCTCGCTCGAGGAGGCGGCGTGGACCGACGGCGCGTCGATGATGCGCACGCTCACGCACATCGTCGTGCCGCTCATGCGGCCGGGGATCGCGGTGGTGTTCATCTTCGTGTTCATCCAGGCCTGGGGGAACTTCTTCGTGCCCTTCATCCTGCTGCTGAGCCCGGACAAGCAGCCGGCCGCCGTCAGCATCTTCGCCTTCTTCGGGCAGTACGGGTCGGTCGCCTACGGCCAGCTCGCGGCGTTCTCGCTCGTGTACTCGGTGCCCGTCATCGCGCTGTACGTGCTCGTCTCGCGCACGCTCGGCGGCTCCAACGCGCTGGCCGGCGCCGTGAAGGGCTGA
- a CDS encoding carbohydrate ABC transporter permease, with protein MATIAPVPVPVGRHAGRPDAGGSGRGPGAGGSAPVRPGRARSHALRTGARTIPLLPSIVLLALFLLGPVISSLYGSFTDASLTGYAAGGARFIGFDNYTALFADPDFPKSVLLTLAFVFFSAVVGQNVVGLGLALLMRQGNRVVRAIVGTFVIAAWVLPEIVAAFAAYAFFNDDGTLNTILGWFGIEGANWLYGLPLLSVILANVWRGSAFSMLVYSAAVQEVPPEITESAEVDGATGWQRLVFITLPVIRRSISTNLMLTTLQTLSVFTLIFVMTGGGPGTSSSTLPILAYQEAFQFSQLGFGTAIATIMLLVGAVFSVIYIRALRPEVD; from the coding sequence GTGGCCACCATCGCCCCCGTCCCGGTGCCCGTCGGCCGCCATGCCGGCCGGCCGGACGCGGGGGGATCGGGCCGCGGCCCCGGGGCGGGCGGATCCGCACCGGTCCGCCCGGGCCGCGCCCGCTCCCACGCGCTCCGCACCGGCGCGCGCACGATCCCGCTGCTGCCCTCGATCGTCCTGCTCGCCCTGTTCCTCCTCGGCCCCGTGATCTCGAGCCTCTACGGCTCCTTCACGGATGCGTCCCTCACCGGGTACGCGGCCGGCGGCGCGCGGTTCATCGGGTTCGACAACTACACCGCGCTGTTCGCGGATCCCGACTTCCCCAAGTCGGTGCTCCTCACGCTGGCGTTCGTGTTCTTCTCCGCGGTCGTCGGGCAGAACGTCGTCGGCCTCGGGCTGGCCCTCCTCATGCGGCAGGGGAACCGCGTGGTGCGCGCGATCGTCGGCACCTTCGTGATCGCCGCCTGGGTGCTGCCGGAGATCGTCGCCGCGTTCGCCGCGTACGCGTTCTTCAACGACGACGGGACGCTCAACACGATCCTGGGCTGGTTCGGGATCGAGGGCGCGAACTGGCTCTACGGGCTGCCGCTGCTGTCGGTGATCCTCGCGAACGTGTGGCGCGGCTCGGCCTTCTCGATGCTCGTGTACTCGGCGGCCGTGCAGGAGGTGCCGCCGGAGATCACCGAGTCGGCCGAGGTCGACGGCGCGACCGGCTGGCAGCGGCTCGTGTTCATCACGCTGCCGGTCATCCGCCGCAGCATCTCGACGAACCTGATGCTCACCACGCTGCAGACGCTCTCGGTCTTCACCCTCATCTTCGTGATGACGGGCGGCGGCCCGGGCACCAGCAGCTCGACCCTGCCGATCCTCGCCTACCAGGAGGCGTTCCAGTTCTCGCAGCTGGGCTTCGGCACCGCGATCGCCACGATCATGCTCCTCGTCGGAGCGGTGTTCTCGGTGATCTACATCAGGGCGCTGCGCCCGGAGGTGGACTGA
- a CDS encoding extracellular solute-binding protein, with amino-acid sequence MMNRTPRRRTRARILQITAASVAALLLASGCSGGAGGGDGKTLKVAYQKFGTFTQMDAHMKETAKTFEAANPGMKVEFVPIAAQNDDYFTKLALMNRSASTAPDVMYEDTFKVKSDAAAGYLLPLDDQVAKWDDWSEFFDSAKQAGVGEDGKVYGIPMGTDTRALWYNKDLFAQAGLPVPWEPRTWDDVLDAAKTIKAKLPDVVPINVYSGKPQGEGATMQGFEMLHYGTPTGTLYDDATGKWITGSQGFEDSLGFIRDVYQGGIGPKPEEALDTNIGTIVAGQWLPQGKLAIDLDGSWLSGTWLETGTNPWPEWSDVMGQAPMPTQDGQAPGAVSMSGGWTLAVGAKTKAPNKAFEFIADALDKEGSKSYDIAASQIAVRSDVAEDPEYVASNPTFEFFSSIVDTTHFRPATTDYSRISNAITVAMESVMTGQQTPEEAAAAYDQALVGIVGEDGTQKAED; translated from the coding sequence ATGATGAATCGAACGCCTCGCCGCAGGACGCGAGCCCGCATCCTCCAGATCACGGCGGCCTCCGTCGCCGCCCTCCTCCTCGCATCCGGCTGCTCGGGCGGCGCGGGCGGCGGCGACGGGAAGACCCTCAAGGTCGCGTACCAGAAGTTCGGGACGTTCACCCAGATGGACGCCCACATGAAGGAGACCGCGAAGACCTTCGAGGCGGCGAACCCCGGCATGAAGGTGGAGTTCGTGCCCATCGCCGCGCAGAACGACGACTACTTCACCAAGCTCGCGCTGATGAACCGCTCCGCCTCCACCGCCCCGGACGTGATGTACGAGGACACCTTCAAGGTGAAGTCCGACGCGGCCGCCGGCTACCTCCTCCCCCTCGACGACCAGGTCGCGAAGTGGGACGACTGGTCGGAGTTCTTCGACTCGGCCAAGCAGGCGGGCGTCGGCGAGGACGGCAAGGTCTACGGGATCCCGATGGGCACCGATACGCGCGCCCTCTGGTACAACAAGGACCTGTTCGCCCAGGCCGGGCTCCCCGTGCCGTGGGAGCCGAGGACGTGGGACGACGTGCTCGACGCCGCGAAGACGATCAAGGCGAAGCTGCCGGACGTGGTGCCCATCAACGTCTACTCGGGCAAGCCCCAGGGCGAGGGCGCGACGATGCAGGGCTTCGAGATGCTGCACTACGGCACCCCCACGGGCACCCTCTACGACGACGCGACAGGCAAGTGGATCACCGGCTCCCAGGGCTTCGAGGACTCGCTCGGCTTCATCCGCGACGTCTACCAGGGCGGCATCGGCCCGAAGCCCGAGGAGGCGCTCGACACCAACATCGGCACCATCGTCGCCGGCCAGTGGCTCCCGCAGGGCAAGCTCGCCATCGACCTCGACGGCTCGTGGCTGAGCGGCACCTGGCTCGAGACGGGCACGAACCCGTGGCCCGAGTGGAGCGACGTGATGGGCCAGGCGCCCATGCCCACCCAGGACGGCCAGGCACCCGGCGCCGTGAGCATGTCGGGCGGCTGGACCCTCGCGGTCGGCGCGAAGACGAAGGCCCCGAACAAGGCGTTCGAGTTCATCGCCGACGCGCTCGACAAGGAGGGCTCGAAGTCGTACGACATCGCGGCCAGCCAGATCGCGGTCCGCAGCGACGTCGCCGAGGATCCCGAGTACGTCGCCTCCAACCCCACGTTCGAGTTCTTCTCCTCGATCGTCGACACGACGCACTTCCGTCCCGCGACCACCGACTACAGCCGCATCTCGAACGCCATCACGGTCGCCATGGAGTCGGTGATGACCGGCCAGCAGACGCCCGAGGAGGCCGCGGCCGCCTACGACCAGGCGCTCGTCGGCATCGTCGGCGAGGACGGGACGCAGAAGGCCGAGGACTGA
- a CDS encoding ROK family protein: MRRGTNLPAIGGYNRTVVLDAVRRAAEGASRSEIAERTGLSAQTVTNVTRRLIDEGLVREGGTVIRGPGKPRTLLHLVADGRFAVGVHVDPAVITSVLLDLEGTVLRHVSSPTPSASRPDEVVALVARLVDGLIADAGVDRGAVLGVGLAAPGPIDVGAGLVLDPPMLPRWRHVPLRSALSTATGLPVLLEKDVTAAAVAELWFGTGDRRHLAFVYYGTGFGTGFVLGGEPVRGASSNAGDSGHIMVASRGRRCTCGRVGCVGELITPHALVRQAVEGGVLAAGDVSDAALAEAAASGDAVDMRLIGEAFHVLAARADAEDGPARRIVETAARNLARAIVIQVNLLDLDEVVCGGPFWHPVSRLMLRVLPEEVRRSPALIAKHPVRVVESAVGEDVAAVGAACLVLDNAFSPRPSAMLIHG; this comes from the coding sequence ATGCGACGCGGCACCAACCTGCCCGCCATCGGCGGCTACAACCGCACGGTGGTGCTCGACGCGGTGCGCCGCGCCGCCGAGGGCGCCAGCCGCTCCGAGATCGCCGAGCGCACGGGGCTCAGCGCGCAGACCGTCACCAACGTCACGCGCCGCCTCATCGACGAGGGGCTGGTGCGCGAGGGCGGCACCGTGATCCGCGGACCCGGCAAGCCGCGCACCCTGCTGCACCTCGTGGCCGACGGGCGCTTCGCGGTGGGCGTGCACGTGGATCCCGCGGTCATCACCTCGGTGCTCCTCGACCTCGAGGGCACGGTGCTCCGCCACGTCAGCAGCCCCACCCCGTCCGCGTCCCGCCCGGACGAGGTGGTCGCGCTCGTCGCCCGCCTGGTGGACGGCCTCATCGCGGACGCGGGCGTCGACCGGGGGGCCGTGCTCGGCGTCGGGCTCGCCGCACCGGGGCCCATCGACGTGGGGGCGGGCCTCGTGCTGGATCCGCCGATGCTCCCCCGCTGGCGCCACGTGCCGCTGCGCTCGGCGCTCAGCACCGCGACCGGGCTGCCCGTGCTCCTGGAGAAGGACGTGACCGCGGCCGCCGTGGCCGAGCTGTGGTTCGGCACCGGGGATCGCCGCCACCTCGCGTTCGTCTACTACGGCACGGGGTTCGGCACCGGGTTCGTGCTCGGCGGCGAGCCCGTGCGCGGCGCGAGCTCGAACGCCGGGGACTCCGGGCACATCATGGTCGCGTCGCGCGGTCGACGGTGCACGTGCGGACGGGTCGGCTGCGTGGGCGAGCTGATCACGCCGCACGCGCTGGTCCGGCAGGCCGTCGAGGGCGGCGTGCTCGCGGCCGGCGACGTGTCGGACGCGGCCCTCGCGGAGGCGGCGGCGAGCGGCGACGCGGTCGACATGCGGCTCATCGGCGAGGCCTTCCACGTGCTCGCCGCCCGGGCCGACGCGGAGGACGGGCCCGCGCGCCGGATCGTGGAGACCGCCGCCCGGAACCTGGCGCGCGCCATCGTGATCCAGGTGAACCTGCTCGACCTCGACGAGGTCGTCTGCGGGGGGCCGTTCTGGCACCCCGTCTCGCGCCTGATGCTGCGGGTGCTGCCCGAGGAGGTGCGCCGCTCCCCCGCCCTCATCGCGAAGCACCCCGTGCGGGTGGTCGAGTCGGCCGTGGGCGAGGACGTCGCCGCGGTGGGCGCCGCGTGCCTCGTGCTCGACAACGCCTTCTCACCGCGTCCGTCGGCGATGCTCATCCACGGCTAG
- a CDS encoding iron-containing redox enzyme family protein produces the protein MTDLLDTAHEAVRTLPSPLPAARGPLSAALLADLVGGSSTPVARGSDGDAGADAPAPDLAALAVEALAATDDVVRDDDVQLALFCLYELHHAGLEGVDDDREWDPRLIAVRGILERAFEAALRERVPVPERPEPTSAGVAAALFALTSADSGPSLSRFVARKATVGQLREFLVHRSIYTLGEADPHSWAIPRLRGRSKAALVEIQADEYGGGRPERVHATIFGATLRGVGLDDRYGAHLDDVPAITLASSNAMSLFGLHRRLRGAIVGHLAAFEMTSSVPSRLYASGIRRLGFGDDVAWYYDEHVEADAVHEQIAAHDLAGGLVESEPRLLDDVLFGAAACLEVEGWVGAHVLASWQAGRSSLREGSTAAVVTAA, from the coding sequence ATGACCGATCTGCTCGACACCGCCCACGAAGCGGTCCGCACCCTCCCGTCGCCCCTCCCCGCCGCGCGCGGGCCGCTCAGCGCGGCCCTGCTCGCCGACCTGGTCGGGGGATCCTCCACGCCGGTCGCGCGCGGATCCGACGGTGACGCCGGCGCCGACGCGCCCGCCCCCGACCTCGCCGCCCTCGCGGTGGAGGCGCTCGCCGCGACGGACGACGTGGTCCGCGACGACGACGTCCAGCTGGCCCTGTTCTGCCTCTACGAGCTGCACCACGCGGGCCTCGAGGGCGTCGACGACGACCGCGAGTGGGACCCGCGGCTCATCGCCGTGCGCGGGATCCTGGAGCGCGCGTTCGAGGCCGCCCTGCGCGAGCGCGTCCCCGTCCCCGAGCGCCCCGAGCCCACGTCCGCGGGCGTGGCCGCCGCGCTCTTCGCGCTCACCTCGGCGGACTCCGGCCCGTCCCTCTCGCGGTTCGTCGCGCGGAAGGCCACCGTCGGGCAGCTCCGCGAGTTCCTCGTCCACCGCTCGATCTACACGCTGGGCGAGGCCGACCCGCACTCCTGGGCGATCCCGCGCCTCCGGGGCCGCTCCAAGGCCGCGCTCGTGGAGATCCAGGCCGACGAGTATGGCGGCGGCCGGCCCGAGCGCGTGCACGCGACGATCTTCGGCGCGACCCTCCGCGGCGTCGGCCTCGACGACCGCTACGGCGCCCACCTCGACGACGTGCCCGCGATCACGCTCGCGTCCTCCAACGCCATGTCGCTCTTCGGTCTGCACCGGCGCCTCCGCGGTGCGATCGTCGGCCACCTCGCCGCGTTCGAGATGACGTCGAGCGTGCCCAGCCGCCTCTACGCGAGCGGGATCCGCCGCCTCGGCTTCGGCGACGACGTCGCCTGGTACTACGACGAGCACGTCGAGGCCGACGCGGTGCACGAGCAGATCGCGGCGCACGACCTCGCGGGCGGGCTCGTGGAGTCGGAGCCCCGGCTGCTCGACGACGTGCTGTTCGGGGCGGCCGCGTGCCTCGAGGTCGAGGGCTGGGTCGGCGCGCACGTGCTGGCGAGCTGGCAGGCGGGCCGGTCGTCGCTGCGGGAGGGCTCGACGGCCGCCGTCGTGACCGCCGCGTGA
- a CDS encoding CDGSH iron-sulfur domain-containing protein — MSALPADDDARGVPAPARPAAAEPPRIIAYPDGPLLVRGEFEIVDPEGRPVPRTRKTVALCRCGVSSIKPYCDGTHRLVGFRTDPPAPTEE, encoded by the coding sequence GTGAGCGCGCTCCCCGCCGACGACGACGCGAGGGGCGTCCCGGCGCCCGCGCGCCCGGCCGCCGCGGAGCCGCCCCGGATCATCGCGTACCCGGACGGCCCGTTGCTCGTGCGCGGCGAGTTCGAGATCGTCGACCCCGAGGGCCGGCCCGTGCCGCGCACGCGCAAGACGGTCGCGCTGTGCCGCTGCGGCGTCTCCTCGATCAAGCCCTACTGCGACGGGACGCACCGGCTGGTCGGGTTCCGCACGGATCCGCCCGCCCCGACCGAGGAGTAG
- the ypfJ gene encoding KPN_02809 family neutral zinc metallopeptidase has translation MTFDDDARIDTSKVTRRRGRGRTTGVAAGGAGLLVVVAVILVQQFTGVDLSGLVGGAGGGPGTGSGQQQDEAIEGCTTGAEANASVECRMAGAADSLDTYWTTAAPEAGVADYVSPGFSLFDAATSTGCGEASSATGPFYCPPDQRLFVDTTFFDELRTRFGASGGPLAQMYVVGHEWGHHIQQLSGAFDRADRTGTGPASDSVRLEVQADCFAGAWVGAASGIRDDAGTAFLEPVSPAEVRDALDAAAAVGDDRIQAASGGEVDPHTWTHGSAEQRQRWFEAGRAGGPTACDTFAVPAAQL, from the coding sequence ATGACCTTCGACGACGACGCCCGCATCGACACCAGCAAGGTCACGCGTCGTCGCGGCCGAGGACGCACGACCGGGGTCGCGGCGGGCGGCGCGGGCCTGCTCGTGGTCGTGGCCGTGATCCTCGTGCAGCAGTTCACGGGCGTCGACCTGTCGGGGCTCGTCGGCGGGGCGGGCGGCGGGCCGGGCACGGGATCCGGACAGCAGCAGGACGAGGCGATCGAGGGCTGCACGACCGGCGCCGAGGCGAACGCCAGCGTCGAGTGCCGGATGGCCGGCGCGGCCGACTCCCTCGACACGTACTGGACGACCGCGGCGCCCGAGGCGGGCGTCGCCGACTACGTCTCCCCCGGCTTCTCCCTCTTCGACGCCGCGACCAGCACCGGCTGCGGCGAGGCCTCGAGCGCGACCGGACCCTTCTACTGCCCGCCGGACCAGCGGCTCTTCGTCGACACCACCTTCTTCGACGAGCTGCGCACGCGCTTCGGCGCCTCGGGCGGGCCGCTCGCGCAGATGTACGTCGTCGGGCACGAGTGGGGCCACCACATCCAGCAGCTCTCGGGCGCGTTCGACCGCGCCGACCGGACGGGCACCGGCCCGGCGTCGGACTCCGTGCGGCTCGAGGTGCAGGCCGACTGCTTCGCGGGCGCGTGGGTGGGGGCGGCGTCCGGGATCCGCGACGACGCGGGCACGGCGTTCCTCGAGCCCGTGAGCCCGGCCGAGGTCCGCGACGCGCTCGACGCGGCGGCCGCGGTGGGCGACGACCGGATCCAGGCGGCCAGCGGCGGCGAGGTCGACCCGCACACCTGGACACACGGATCCGCCGAGCAGCGCCAGCGCTGGTTCGAGGCCGGGCGCGCGGGCGGGCCGACGGCGTGCGACACGTTCGCGGTGCCCGCCGCGCAGCTCTGA
- a CDS encoding DNA alkylation repair protein, with amino-acid sequence MTEDADFVAAALEREGAWYRAEAERERLRSDLEFVGASVGAVRGTVRDLGRRRPGMTRDEAVALASELWRSRVYERRLAAVVLLQEHVGRLDNGDLTRIEGFVRDARLRALVDPLALDVIGPLVERLAGSPRAKADAALDRWAGEADVWLRRAALLAPTRPLRAGGGDWDGFLRRARAAQAAPRGGHDVVREAVERVRDVVRETRPDLAADPVPGD; translated from the coding sequence ATGACGGAGGACGCGGACTTCGTCGCGGCCGCGCTCGAGCGGGAGGGCGCCTGGTACCGCGCCGAGGCGGAGCGCGAGCGGCTGCGGTCGGACCTCGAGTTCGTGGGCGCGTCGGTCGGCGCCGTCCGCGGCACGGTCCGGGACCTCGGTCGCCGGCGTCCCGGGATGACGCGGGACGAGGCCGTCGCGCTGGCCTCGGAGCTCTGGCGGTCGCGCGTGTACGAACGGCGGCTCGCGGCGGTGGTGCTGCTGCAGGAGCACGTCGGGCGCCTCGACAACGGCGACCTGACGCGGATCGAGGGCTTCGTACGGGACGCGCGGCTGCGGGCGCTCGTGGATCCGCTCGCCCTCGACGTGATCGGCCCGCTCGTCGAGCGGCTGGCCGGGTCGCCGCGCGCCAAGGCCGACGCGGCGCTCGACCGCTGGGCCGGCGAGGCCGACGTGTGGCTCCGTCGGGCCGCGCTGCTCGCGCCGACGCGCCCGCTCCGGGCGGGCGGCGGCGACTGGGACGGCTTCCTCCGTCGTGCGCGGGCGGCCCAGGCGGCTCCGCGGGGCGGGCACGACGTGGTGCGCGAGGCGGTGGAGCGGGTGCGGGACGTCGTGCGCGAGACGCGGCCCGACCTCGCCGCGGATCCCGTCCCCGGCGACTGA